Proteins from a single region of Lates calcarifer isolate ASB-BC8 linkage group LG19, TLL_Latcal_v3, whole genome shotgun sequence:
- the LOC108897931 gene encoding alcohol dehydrogenase class-3 chain L: MATAGKIIRCKAAVAWEAGKPLMMEEVDVAPPKAGEVRLKVVATGICHTDSYTLSGSDPEGVFPVVLGHEGAGIVESVGEGVVKFQPGDTVIPLYVPQCGECKFCKNPKTNLCQKIRLTQGKGLMPDGTTRFSCKGKSLFHFMGCSTFSEYTVVAEISLAKVDHRAPLDKVCLLGCGITTGYGAALNTAKVEAGSTCAVFGLGALGLAAIMGCKASGAARIIGIDLNPDKFPTARKFGATDVVNPKDHSKPIQEVLVEMTDGGVDYSFECVGNVAIMRAALEACHKGWGTSVIIGVAAAGQEISTRPFQLVTGRTWKGTAFGGYKSVDSVPKLVEEYMNKKLKVDEFVTHTLPFEKITDGFHLMHAGKCIRVVLKF, encoded by the exons ATGGCAACTGCAGGGAAG ATAATCCGGTGCAAAGCTGCAGTAGCATGGGAGGCTGGGAAACCTCTcatgatggaggaggtggacgTGGCACCTCCTAAGGCTGGGGAGGTTCGCCTTAAG GTTGTGGCCACAGGGATCTGTCACACGGACTCCTACACACTGAGTGGCTCTGACCCTGAGGGGGTTTTCCCCGTCGTGCTGGGCCATGAGGGAGCTGGTATTGTGGAGAGCGTCGGAGAGGGAGTCGTCAAATTTCAACCAg GGGACACGGTGATACCCCTGTATGTCCCACAGTGTGGAGAGTGCAAGTTCTGTAAAAATCCTAAAACCAACTTGTGTCAAAAGATCAG ACTCACCCAGGGCAAAGGCTTAATGCCTGATGGGACGACTCGTTTCTCCTGCAAAGGCAAGAGCCTCTTCCACTTCATGGGCTGTAGCACATTCTCTGAGTACACTGTGGTAGCTGAGATCTCCCTGGCCAAAGTGGACCACAGGGCCCCTCTGGACAAGGTTTGTCTGCTGGGCTGTGGCATCACCACCGGTTATGGAGCTGCTTTAAACACTGCCAAG gtggaggctgggTCAACCTGTGCAGTGTTTGGCCTGGGAGCGCTGGGCCTCGCTGCAATCATGGGCTGTAAAGCATCAGGGGCAGCCAGGATTATTGGAATCGACCTCAACCCTGACAAATTTCCAACTGCTCGCAAGTTTGGGGCCACAGACGTGGTGAACCCAAAGGACCACAGCAAGCCAATCCAAGAGGTCCTGGTAGAGATGACAGATGGAGGTGTGGATTACTCCTTTGAATGTGTGGGCAATGTGGCAATCATG AGAGCAGCCCTGGAAGCCTGCCATAAAGGATGGGGCACCAGCGTCATCATCGGCGTGGCAGCTGCCGGACAGGAGATCTCCACCCGGCCCTTCCAGCTGGTGACCGGACGCACCTGGAAAGGCACTGCCTTCGGAG GATACAAGAGTGTGGACAGCGTTCCCAAACTGGTGGAGGAGTATATGAACAAGAAGCTCAAAGTGGACGAATTTGTGACTCACACTTTGCCCTTTGAGAAGATCACAGATGGTTTTCATctgatgcatgctgggaaatg CATCCGTGTCGTCCTGAAGTTCTAG
- the metap1 gene encoding methionine aminopeptidase 1, whose product MASTETRRECETEGCSKDAKLQCPTCIKLGIQGSYFCSQECFKGSWASHKLLHKKAKEDKNQNESKNCVEKDINTDPWPGYRYTGKLRPHYPLTPMRPVPGDIQRPDYADHPRGMSESEQFLKGTSQIKILSPEDIEGMRVVCKLAREVLDIAAMMVKPGVTTEEIDHAVHLACTARNCYPSPLNYYNFPKSCCTSVNEVICHGIPDRRLLQEGDILNVDITVYHNGFHGDLNETFFVGEVDEGAKKLVQTTYECLMQAIDSVKPGIRYRELGNIIQKHAQANGFSVVRSYCGHGIHRLFHTAPNVPHYAKNKAVGVMKPGHVFTIEPMICEGGWQDETWPDGWTAVTRDGKRSAQFEHTLLVTETGCEILTRRLEENGRAHFLSQM is encoded by the exons ATGGCGAGCACCGAGACCAGAAGGGAGTGTGAGACAGAGGGTTGCAGCAAGGACGCCAAACTTCAGTGTCCCACATGTATCAAGCTTGGTATTCAGGGCTCCTATTTCTGTTCACAG GAATGTTTCAAAGGGAGCTGGGCATCTCACAAGCTGCTGCACAAAAAAGCAA aggaggacaagaacCAGAATGAATCTAAGAACTGTGTGGAGAAAGACATCAACACAGACCCATGGCCGGGCTACCGCTACACAGGAAAATTACGCCCTCACTACCCACTG ACTCCCATGAGGCCCGTACCTGGAGACATCCAAAGACCTGACTATGCTGATCATCCCAGAG GGAtgtctgagtctgagcagtTTCTGAAGGGGACGTCACAGATCAAGATCCTTTCTCCTGAAGACATTGAGGGCATGAGAGTAGTGTGCAAG CTGGCACGTGAAGTCCTGGACATTGCAGCCATGATGGTGAAACCAGGTGTTACAACAGAAGAAATCGACCACGCTGTGCatctg GCCTGTACAGCAAGGAACTGCTACCCATCCCCTCTCAACTACTACAACTTCCCCAAATCCTGCTGCACGTCTGTCAATGAAGTCATCTGTCATGGCATCCCGGACAGAAGACTACTACAAGAAGGAGATATCCTCAACG TGGACATCACAGTCTACCACAACGGTTTCCATGGTGACCTCAACGAAACCTTCTTTGTCGGAGAGGTGGATGAAGGAGCAAAGAAGCTGGTTCAGACCACCTATGAATGCCTTATGCAAGCCATTGACTCTG TGAAGCCTGGTATTCGTTACAGAGAGTTGGGTAACATCATCCAGAAGCACGCTCAGGCCAACGGCTTCTCTGTGGTGCGGAGCTACTGTGGCCATGGCATCCACAGACTTTTTCACACTGCTCCCAATGTGCCACACTATGCCA aaaacaaagcagttGGAGTCATGAAGCCTGGCCATGTGTTTACCATTGAGCCCATGATATGTGAAG GCGGCTGGCAAGACGAGACGTGGCCCGACGGCTGGACAGCGGTGACCAGAGACGGGAAGCGCTCAGCTCAGTTCGAACACACCCTGCTGGTGACGGAGACCGGCTGCGAGATCCTTACCCGCCGCCTGGAGGAGAATGGTCGCGCTCATTTCCTGAGCCAAATGTAG